The genomic segment CCGGCATCGGATAGAAGAATGTTCATACCATGCTGGAACCTAGTGGTGGccaaggctgagggggtcgtaaactgcctccctcagccttaATTGTCAGCTTCGCCTCCATCCACCACCACTAGGCTCCGAAACAACCTTGCCTCCATCAAAGAACTTATCTCATGGCCCCACTATCGGCTACACCTCCTTCGTTAGGAAGGACGAGGTCACTATCCCCCGCCAAAGGTGTCggggtccaaaccctccgcacGTCGATGACACCTACCTTGGTTGCGTTGAGGCCTAAACCTGTGTATGACTTTGTCGCTCTAGTCACCCCtaaaacactaaaaaaaaataCCTACAATCGCACTCTCCGGCCGCTAACAACCGCTGCGTGCGAGGGGCCCGGGGAAGGTAAGGCACTGGAGGTTAGGTGcaaaaaaacacatgtttggctGCATGCCCGGAGGATCACCATACACTTCgatcaaagaaagaaaaaacaacacTAAGCGGACCCAAGgacttagttatattaataaatttcaCATCCAAAAGATGCTTATATGCCTTCCCGAGTTCCTAATATCTGGACTACTCAGGACCAAAAGCACTTACAAAGGATGGAGAAGAAAACTACAAGCCCTAACAACGGTGCATGAAGCGGTGAATGCACTTCATCTGCGGCCTACCGCTGCAGAGGCTGATGTAGTAGCCAGCCCCCGCGCTGTCagaggacgaggacgaagaGGACTCCTCCAcagccttctctccctcctccttggccttcttcttctccgcctGGGCTGCCCCCTTCTTCGCTTCCGCCTTCTCTTCCTCTTTAATCTCCTTCTCCAAAATATCCCAGtcgacctcctcttcatcatcagagatatTGATAATCTCGACTGAAGCGACCAATCAGACTAGAGATTGAGACGGAGTGGCAGGGGCAGCTCTCTTTGCAAGGATGGAAGCACGATGGTGGCCGGCTCTAACCTTGCAAATATGCCCTGCGGGACCGCTCACCCCCGGAGGCACCACAGCAGGCGGAACCGGTGCCGGCGCCAGAGGTGACCCTACCCCAGTCAAGCCAATCGAAATTAGACATCTCTAACGATGAGGAGGGGGAGGACACCATGATCAAGTTGAAGAAGAATCGCTCTCTTATACAATAATGAAGGATCAACTAGGTAGATCTTAGCTTTTATAACCGGATCAATCGTTTGTGTACGCCTAGGAAAGGAAACGGAACCGCCACGAGTACTGTCCCGCGGCCTTCCCAATTATCATCCTAAGGGGCCGTGGTCACATTCCGATCAAATCCACGCACACACGATAACTCCTGCGGCAGCGTCCTAGTTTTTTACATACAATCCTGTCGTATTTATTATTTGAATCCCTTTCGGCGTATGCAAGGGTAACTGGCACAAGACCCTAGGAGAACCGACGCATTACCCTATTAGACGGATTGATGTTACCACATGTCATTAATCACTTATATAAAAAACGGGGAGAATATCTTGCCTCTATATACGATCTCTATTACGATGATTCAAATAACGAAAATGCTCGCCATCAGAGAAGCTGAAGAGCTTGATCTGACCGCTGTAGGACTTCAAATGGTCTTCGACTCCAACGTCTTTAGGCCTCCGGTCTCAGTATAGGCTTCGGAACGTATTACCTCCGCTCGAACCTCGACCGCCTGTACATACAATGGAGCGGagaagagcagagcagagcaggcgGTGGGTGAGAGAGTTGGCCCGACCACGAaacaaagaaaggaaaggatcagcgaagaaagaagaagaagaccgaCGGAACACGTGCAGCAAGGAAGACGGAACGAGTAAAAGGCCACTCCATTCCCTCGCTTCTCCTGCTCATGCTTCACGTGCTCTGCTCTGCTACGCGCCTAGTGAGTCGTCCACACGGCAGGGGCAGGCAGAGGCCAGAGGCAGCTCCCTCCTCCTCCAAATCTTAAATAActttccctccctccctccgccGGCCGCCTCTGCTATCCAATTCCGTCGATCCCGCTCCTTTGCCAATCCATCAATCCCCTCCCCACGCCACGCGCCATGAAGCCCGACGAAGACGTCCAGGTCCTCGTCGAGCGCCCCACGCCGCAGGGGACGCTCAGGGCCCGCCCCTACAACCGTCGCTGGTCCCCATGGATCGTCTCCGCCGCAACAGTCGCCTGCATCGTCGTCTTCCTCGTCACCATGTACGTCAACGACTGCCCCGGACGCTCCAACAACTGCACCGCGAGGTTCCTGGGACGCTTCGCCTTCCAGCCGCTCAGGGAGAACCCGCTCCTCGGCCCTTCCTCCGCCACGTACGTTACCATACGCCGGCCTCTTCCCTTCTTTCATCTGCAAATTAAAGGTGACTTTCTAGTCTGTTGCTGCATCATCAATTCCTGACTTGTTGCTGCAGTTACACAAACATGAATTCTTTCTGTACCTACCTGTCTGTCTTCGTCGTATGATACACATGACTAATTCCATATTCGGTTCGTACCGACACCGCAAATCATGACTCAAATgttttgccttgctgctcataGATAGATTCTAGGAACGGTGGCTCAAAGATGATATTTTTATTAGCCTTCACCTTTCATTTTTGTCAACTGCAATGCAACTAGGCGGATTGGCTTACGCCgtgcccttttttttttcacagaacatGACAAAAGAAACCAATTTatgatatctcaatatttacttatgaatttatcaatatttaacacatttacTTAATTATAAGGAAAACAGCAGTACTTTcatgtatgcacataattttagcatatagacaacagtaatacgaaactaacaaaatttgtttcatattttttgatttttatatatttttctttgtattttagattatttcagtcgatttattaatataactaatattcctgttgatatttttttttggaatttcccgaaaataaaattatattatgtgtaaatatatgtatatgtatacacatatatacatacacatacacagggtccactgctacagtagctacagtgcCGAACACATGAGAGCGCTCCAAATCTTGGAgcgataatatatgttatagattccCAAAGTATCACATGCGAAAAATGTATTTATGGGTCGTAGAAACATTCTGTACAAATCAGTTTGTCCAATTTACCTTGTTTCAAACATTAAGTCTGCTTAATTTAGCTTTCAAAATGAGTAAATTAGGCATTATAGTGACGAGCATTGCCTCGCTCCTCATAAAGGCATAGATGTCTTGTAGGTGTGAAGTGTGCAACGTTCCTTCCTTCCCGAGTTGGTAATTGACTTGGGGGGATGATATCATTGTCTGAAACTGACAGGTGAAAAATTAAATTGTACAACCAAGCAATTGGTTTGTCAACTCAAATGTAGGATCTCTCAgtgatcacaaaatctttgaactttacttaaaaaaaactttggaTTTGGTATCAGTTGATTTATCTTTGATTGCTCTCATAGTTGATTTGGTCCATTGTCTGTACTCGTGGTGGGAGTTGGTGAAGGCTGAAGACAAACGCAAATTTTCTTCTCAATTGTCTACGCGTGTTCATGTTACTAACTTACTACATAATTAGACTTCTGTGGAACATAGATTAGTCACTGTGATTTTCGGAAATGTAAAGTCAAAGAAGAGCAGGTGTGGGCTGTGATTTGCATCTTAAAGATGATGATTTCAGTACTTGTGTTTCTAATTTAGGTACATTCTTAAGTATGGTCTTTCGAAACGGCTTACGTGTGGTTGAAATTAGAAGTAGTTTGCTCAGAACCATGATCTGTGCTCCATAATGCCATTGTCTGGACCTAGAATTGCTATCAGAggctaaaaatagtttttttcttttcttttcatctcAATGTCAGGTTGCTGAAGATGGGGGCTCTAGATGTGTCTAAGGTTGTGCATGGTCGCCAAGGATGGCGTCTGATTACATGTATGTGGCTTCACGCCGGAGTTGTTCATTTACTCATCAACATGCTGGGCCTCCTATTTATTGGTATCCGACTCGAACAAGAATTTGGGTTTGGTAAGTGAAAGCACTgtgtttgcattttttttttcatctgaaCTTTGTAGAATTTAACAGAAAGGAACAGAAAGAAATTACATCCCTGACAATCATAATTCGAACTCCCCTATCCATGTTGATTAGTTTACAAAAAATTTCATGAAACTCGAATACAATTTCATGCTAGTACTAGTCCAAGTGATGAAGTGAATATGAAATACATATTTTTAACGCTTCAATGGCTTACTGAATCATGAAGTCTGCCTATGATGCAGTGAGGGTTGGTCTGGTTTACCTCGTCTCCGGTTTGGGTGGGAGCTTGATGTCCGCTCTCTTCATACGATCAAGTATTTCTGTTGGCGCCTCCGGTGCTTTGTTTGGATTGATTGGTTCCATGCTTTCGGAGCTCATAACAAATTGGTCACTCTATGCAAATAAGGTATGCATTTCCCTATCCATCGTTGTCCTCCATTCTGGAAGATTTGTTCATTTAAACGGTACAAcctttttcatttttcaggTGTCAGCACTACTAACGTTGGTGTTGATGATCGTGGTGAATTTGGCTCTTGGGATTCTTCCCAGAGTAGATAACTTTGCTCACATTGGGGGCCTTATATCCGGTTTCTTCCTTGGATTTGTTATCTTCATTCGGCCACAGGTTGCTTGGCTGAACCAGAGAAGAGGAACACCTGGGCAACAAACTTCTCCCGTGAAACGCAAGCACAAGACATATCAGTATATATTGTGGTTGGCTGCTGCTATCGCGCTCATTGTTGGGTATGTGAAACCTCTCTGTTGAGGCACTAATGTATAGGAATTTTTTCACACGCATGACGAAACCTGTTATCCGAAACTTACAGGTTTGCTGTGGCTACCGTGCTGCTTTTCCGAGGATACAATGCGAATGAGCACTGCTCTTGGTGTCACTATCTCAGCTGCGTTCCTACCAAGAGATGGAAATGCAACTCGTCGCCAACATTATGCACGGTAAGATAACCCAAAGTGCCTTGTTTGCATTTCCAAGTGCTATTGTTGTTGCGAACAAATGAACTAGAAATTTTTTAACAGTGTAAATGGTGCTTAATCTGTCTAAATTCTGAAGCCAGCCTTGTGAGATTCCTTTGGCATATATCCATGGTACTGAGAATGTTTTTCCCTTAACTACAGGAAATTCAACGAGAGAACACTTTGAACTTGATATGTGAAGGCACAAACAAAAATGCGACGTACATCATAGGCGATCCGACGCAAGACAAGATTAACGACCTCTGCAACCAGCTTTGCAGCTAGCTTAGCAAGATCTGATTCCTTTCCCATTCCCCGCGAGTTTTCCCTCCCTGCTGTATCATATTCGTTATTCTTTGTGTACATGAATTAATAGATACATTTCTTCCTTGTGTGAGAGAGAATACAGCATTACCTCGCTTCACCATTTCGTAGACCTGCAGCGTATATCCTGGATGAGTAGAAACAGACTGAGTTGATACAGTGAtttaaaaagaagagtgtttatTTGTCTGTACTTACGGATGCAATGATCATGTGaaggtgtttggttgcctgtaaGGACGGATGCAATGACTCTGCACATTAGACTAATGAATGAGCCTATTGCAGTATTGTAGCAGATGTCAATGCAGCCATCGAGTCAGGCTTCATAGAGAAGCTCAATTCGGATATACGCACTAGATCAGACTCTAACTGTATAATTACATCTATAAatacaaataataataatatatacagACAATCAAATAAATTTCTTTATAAAATACACGTatagacaaccaaacacacccgactagggatggcaacggggctAATCCCCACGGGGAATGcttccccatccccgtccccatTTAGCTATCGGGGGGAAGATTtctcccatccccatccccgcgGGGAATTTGCGGGGATCGGGTCCCCAACGGGGATATAAAATTGaatgatatttgattatttttatatattaataatatatatgttgtataaataagtaatttattgatgtatacgagggtaattaatataagattgattaaatattataggttagacaaaaaagaataagagtaatttattatttactctacgtaatgtaatgtttgtacatttatataataagaaaaatatgtatatatgtgatatcgaGGATATAGCGGGGAGCGGAGACGGGGAGCGCCTTCCCGTCCTCGTCCCCATATGAGTTCGCGGAGGATAAAGTCTCCCCATTCTCGTTCCCTAATAGGAGAATTCCTCACGGAAAATCGGGGATCAGGTCCCCATTAACATCCCTACACCCGACATCTCTCTGGTAAGCTGGGTGCCTGCCTGGGCCGAAGGAGGTATCAATCAGCTGAAGCGAGGGCCCATTGCGAAACACCGACGGCCCAAATAAAATTCTTCCTTGTTCCTTCACACGGACGGGTCCTcttctctcctttcctctcttcctcctcgctCGCTCGCCCGCTTGCCCTAATTCCGCATCTCCGCCGGcgcggtgcggcggcggcgccttcTTACCCGCGGTAACGCCCCCTCCCTCTCGCTCTCCCTCCTTCTGTGTCGTTCGCTCGCTCGCTATCCGTGCTCATGTCTTGCGGTCTAGGAACCACAATACTTTCCCGAATGATTCCGAACAATTAATTGCTCTTGACGCGATGGATGTTCGTGCGACCCAGAATCTTTCTTATTTACCAGCGTTCGCGGCGATCTATCCGTTTAGCACGAGGCGTGCATGGATTAGTCTGATTCTTTTCAGGAACATGTGCGTCCTGTATGCTTCTCAATTGACAGCCCTTTACCTTGATTCTTCAACCCCAGCTTGGATTGCTTGCTACCGTGAGGGTGAGGCGTACCGATGGACTGAATCAATTGCGTCTGCAGGTACCGAGAGCAATGGGGAGGTACAGCCCCGCTTTCCATAGCCCCCCTAGGAGAGGACATGGCGGCAGGGGAAGAAGCCCACCGAGGAGAGGatatggtggcggcggcggcggccgcggaggACGCGGTGACCAAGGCTCTGTAAGTCTCCTGGTCCGTAACATTCCGCTCAGATGCAGGTATACAAACTCTGGCCTCAACATCCTTGGCAATTTCTTCTTCTCATCGCTCGTTAACTTGCTCCTTATGGTTCTCCCCCAAATTTGCAGGCCTGAAGATCTCCGTGCCCCTTTTGAAAGGTTCGGTCCTGTTCGGGATGTTTACCTGCCAAGGGACTATCACACTGGGTAAGTGTTAATGGAGCCGCTGAGCTAACCTGGTTGTTGGTTTAGCTGCCGTCCTTTTCTATCCGTTACGTTTCAGTGCCATGGTTGGATGAcggatatataaaaaaatatgttgaacCATTGAGCATTCAAAGGCACTCGGAAGCTTAAAACTCCTTTTCTTGCTTGTGCTTTTGAAGAGCATAGAAGAACAAGCCTTTTAGGATGTTATAGTCCTATCATCATGTGGAAATACGATTGTTAATGTCTGTGTGAAACTAAACATTTTGCTTGGGTTGTAGACTTTGCTGGAGATCTACTCACGGTCGTAGCTCACATATACTACATGAGTTGCCAGTGGGAGATTGTCCTAGTTCAAAACTTTTGTGTTAAAGAACTTGCTTGCACCCTTTTCATTTTCTGTACGGCATACTTGTTGCAAACTCTCAGAATAGTCAAAATGTGTGGAGTACGCCTGGTAACTCCTTGACGTCTTGAGCTTCACAAGTTAATGTCTCGTGAAGGGTATATTTACTTTACATTATACTACCCATGAGTTTTCTGCTGGTACGAATTACTCTTTTGAAATTATTCCCAGGATTGTATTTGGTTGAAGGTAAATACAAGCCCTGAACTTGTTGAAGAGCACGTTAACAGTCCTAACCGCTTATTTGCTTGGTGAGATAGAGTATTGTGCGAATGAAGTTCTTTTATGAAGACAAGATTCGATTTGTTGACAAAATTAATTTCCTGAAGAGAAGAGGGTTTTACTGTGTCTTCCCTGAGAAGATATAATGAAGAGAAGTTGGTTTCAAGTACTTTCATGACTTTTCAAACATTTGAAGAACTTGAAGCGAATCAGTTTATGAAGATGTATACAAGAAACTTGGATACTAAGACGAGCCTGGGCTCCTAACCGCTTTTTGAGAGGCTTGCTACCTTTTGATGAACATGTTAGTAAGTTGTTAGCTGTGCTTCATGGAGAATTATAGAGGATTCACAGGAATATGAAACTGTGGTGGTAACCCGTTGGGCACATACTATTAATGATCAATATGTGCCCTCTTGTTTGTTTATTATACTATGTGAATTGTACTTATCAAGGATTTTGTAATCATTTAGGGAGCCAAGAGGGTTTGGATTTGTGGAGTTTgttgatgcttatgatgcttctGAGGCGCAATATCACATGAACCGTCAGATGTTTGCTGGACGAGAGATCACTGTTGTTCTTGCTGCGGATACACGGAAAAGGCCTGAGGAAATGCGTAGACGAACAAAACCAAGGTATGCCAGTACCCATTGCTGTTTTGAAAGCTTTATCTGTGTATTTCATTTTAGATGACTTTGAGTGGCTGCTCTGCAGAGGTTATTCTGATCATGAGGGGCGTCGTTCTTCTCGCCATGGTAATCTGATTTATTTCCACTGGTTATAGTTATTTTTGTCCTATTATTTGAGCTGCACAGCTGAATGCTAGAGTTTTCATTATCATAATCCAACTTATAAGAAATGTACCCTGTCTAAGTATAACTGTCTCTGTTTGATTCATTCCGAAGTAAATAcccaaaatagaaaaaaatctagagtCTTGATCCATTCAATTTTATGCTTGATGTGTTATgcaatttcttttctttggttCTATAATGCCCTGGCACTATTTTTCTGTATCGGGGCTGCACCTACTGGTATACAAATGTTCTTCATTGAATACCACGGGTTTGCAATATTTACATGTTGCTACCCTTCCTGTAGGACGGTCTCGTTCTCGTTCCTACTCACGTTCCCGCTCCCCACGCCCTCGTGGCCGTGCTAGATCCCGGTATGTCATTGAGTCTATGAAGAAGTAATTTAACCATGATGCACTACGCAATGATCTTTATCAAAATGATGCTGCATACACTGCAGGTCATACTCTCCTGCCCCTAAAAGGCGGGATGACTACTCTGCTTCCCCACGGGCAAAGGAAGAGCACCGGAGATCACCAAGGCAGACTAAAGAACACGATGGGGATAAGAAGCGGAGATCCTATACTCCTGATGATAGAAGTGATCGCCGTGGTGGAGACAATGGTCATGCTGAGTAAGTTCTGTATATCCAATGCTGCTACATTTGTTTGGTGTAATCTAGTTTTGTGACTCCCAAACTAATGTTGTGCTTACTGAGTGGTCATGTTTTGgagcttttcttttttgccaTGTATAGCACGCAACAGACTGAGGGTTGCTACTATAATCTTTATTTGACAAAGAATTTTGTTACTTCATACCCATTAAACTGCATCAATTGTGCGTACTAGAAGTGATCATTTGTTAATGGTGAATGGAACCCTGAGAACACATAAATTTATACCTTGTCCACCAATAGTGTCTTATGGGCTACTGCCTAAAATTTGAGCGCTCCAGTACTTGTAAAAGTGTACCAAAATTCCTTGTACTATGCATATTTTCAGCAATATTGTATTGAAAATCCCACAACTGTTGGTATGTTCATATCCTACTAGATTCAGGTTGTTCCGATGCTAGTGAGCAACTGAGCAAATCATATATTCGCATTCACATCATGGACCTGACAccatctttttttgtttttggttttccATTGTATTAGAAACGTAGAGTTGATGTGTTTTTGGTTTAGGTTTATTTACAAGTGGGTCATATACTCCGTTGCGTGTGCAATAACAGTTTATGTAATGTGGGCAGGAGGTCACCGGCAGCTGAGGACGAGGAACCTCGGCGGCGCCGCAGAGCATCGACTGAGTCACCTCCAGGGTCGCGGTCAAGATCGGCATCTCCTACCCACAGCAGCCGATGATCCGATAAGGGAACCGTGTCTGTGATATACACGCTTCATATTGTGGTGGTTGATGTGCTCAGTTTGTAGCCCTTTATTTTTCCCCCCTCTAGTTGTTTTGTGCTGTGTGATGGATGGTTGATTGAGGTTAGATTGCTAGTAAGATGAGTGAGGCCGTTAAACCTTTTGCTTTGCTGAGAATGTATGAGAAGACAAGG from the Phragmites australis chromosome 19, lpPhrAust1.1, whole genome shotgun sequence genome contains:
- the LOC133899920 gene encoding RHOMBOID-like protein 2 isoform X2, which codes for MKPDEDVQVLVERPTPQGTLRARPYNRRWSPWIVSAATVACIVVFLVTMYVNDCPGRSNNCTARFLGRFAFQPLRENPLLGPSSATLLKMGALDVSKVVHGRQGWRLITCMWLHAGVVHLLINMLGLLFIGIRLEQEFGFVRVGLVYLVSGLGGSLMSALFIRSSISVGASGALFGLIGSMLSELITNWSLYANKVSALLTLVLMIVVNLALGILPRVDNFAHIGGLISGFFLGFVIFIRPQVAWLNQRRGTPGQQTSPVKRKHKTYQYILWLAAAIALIVGFAVATVLLFRGYNANEHCSWCHYLSCVPTKRWKCNSSPTLCTEIQRENTLNLICEGTNKNATYIIGDPTQDKINDLCNQLCS
- the LOC133900425 gene encoding serine/arginine-rich SC35-like splicing factor SCL30 → MGRYSPAFHSPPRRGHGGRGRSPPRRGYGGGGGGRGGRGDQGSVSLLVRNIPLRCRPEDLRAPFERFGPVRDVYLPRDYHTGEPRGFGFVEFVDAYDASEAQYHMNRQMFAGREITVVLAADTRKRPEEMRRRTKPRGYSDHEGRRSSRHGRSRSRSYSRSRSPRPRGRARSRSYSPAPKRRDDYSASPRAKEEHRRSPRQTKEHDGDKKRRSYTPDDRSDRRGGDNGHAERSPAAEDEEPRRRRRASTESPPGSRSRSASPTHSSR
- the LOC133899920 gene encoding RHOMBOID-like protein 4 isoform X3, with amino-acid sequence MGALDVSKVVHGRQGWRLITCMWLHAGVVHLLINMLGLLFIGIRLEQEFGFVRVGLVYLVSGLGGSLMSALFIRSSISVGASGALFGLIGSMLSELITNWSLYANKVCISLSIVVLHSGRFVHLNGTTFFIFQVSALLTLVLMIVVNLALGILPRVDNFAHIGGLISGFFLGFVIFIRPQVAWLNQRRGTPGQQTSPVKRKHKTYQYILWLAAAIALIVGFAVATVLLFRGYNANEHCSWCHYLSCVPTKRWKCNSSPTLCTEIQRENTLNLICEGTNKNATYIIGDPTQDKINDLCNQLCS
- the LOC133899920 gene encoding RHOMBOID-like protein 2 isoform X1, yielding MKPDEDVQVLVERPTPQGTLRARPYNRRWSPWIVSAATVACIVVFLVTMYVNDCPGRSNNCTARFLGRFAFQPLRENPLLGPSSATLLKMGALDVSKVVHGRQGWRLITCMWLHAGVVHLLINMLGLLFIGIRLEQEFGFVRVGLVYLVSGLGGSLMSALFIRSSISVGASGALFGLIGSMLSELITNWSLYANKVCISLSIVVLHSGRFVHLNGTTFFIFQVSALLTLVLMIVVNLALGILPRVDNFAHIGGLISGFFLGFVIFIRPQVAWLNQRRGTPGQQTSPVKRKHKTYQYILWLAAAIALIVGFAVATVLLFRGYNANEHCSWCHYLSCVPTKRWKCNSSPTLCTEIQRENTLNLICEGTNKNATYIIGDPTQDKINDLCNQLCS